The Hemicordylus capensis ecotype Gifberg chromosome 6, rHemCap1.1.pri, whole genome shotgun sequence genome window below encodes:
- the UBA5 gene encoding ubiquitin-like modifier-activating enzyme 5 isoform X3 — translation MNRLFFQPHQAGLSKVEAAEYTLRNINPDVQFEVHNYNITTVDNFQHFMDRISNGGLEEGKPVDLVLSCVDNFEARMAINTACNELGQIWMESGVSENAVSGHIQLIIPGESACFACAPPLVVAANIDEKTLKREGVCAASLPTTMGVVAGLLVQNVLKYLLQFGSVSFYLGYNAMQDFFPTMTMKPNPQCDDRSCRKQQEEYKKKTAANPKQEEIVLEEEIVHEDNDWGIELVSEVSEEELKAASGPIPDLPEGIMLAYTIPNKEPNTTAEETVAESEESLEELMTKMKNM, via the exons GAATATCAATCCTGATGTCCAGTTTGAAGTACATAATTACAACATCACAACTGTGGACAATTTTCAACACTTTATGGATAGAATAAG TAATGGTGGATTAGAAGAAGGAAAACCTGTGGACCTTGTATTGAGCTGTGTGGATAACTTTGAAGCTCGCATGGCTATTAACACA GCCTGTAATGAACTTGGACAAATATGGATGGAATCTGGAGTAAGTGAAAATGCTGTGTCTGGTCATATCCAGCTGATCATACCCGGTGAATCGGCTTGTTTTGCA TGTGCACCTCCACTTGTTGTAGCAGCAAACATAGATGAGAAAACGTTAAAACGGGAGGGAGTTTGCGCAGCAAGTCTTCCCACCACCATGGGAGTGGTCGCTGGCCTTCTTGTCCAAAATGTCCTGAA ATATTTATTACAATTTGGTAGTGTGAGCTTTTATCTTGGCTACAATGCTATGCAAGATTTCTTTCCCACCATGACAATGAAGCCAAATCCACAGTGTGATGATAGAAGTTGCAGAAAACAGCAGGAAGAGTAcaag AAAAAAACCGCAGCAAATCCCAAACAAGAAGAAATAGTTCTTGAAGAAGAAATAGTACATGAAGATAATGACTGGG GTATAGAGTTGGTTTCGGAGGTTTCAGAAGAAGAGTTGAAAGCTGCTTCGGGTCCAATTCCTGATCTTCCAGAAGGAATAATGTTGGCGTACACAATACCAAACAAA GAACCTAATACTACAGCTGAAGAAACTGTTGCAGAATCAGAAGAGAGTCTAGAAGAACTTATGACTAAGATGAAGAACATGTAG